The proteins below are encoded in one region of Brachyspira intermedia PWS/A:
- a CDS encoding ABC transporter permease: protein MKNKKLICLILGIIIFISLWYFTALKINSEIVFPNIPNILKKFAEILSEKSFYKDLSSSLIRVLITFALSFLLAFIIGISAGIFTPIRYILIPIINFIRTIPTIPLILVAIIWFDNNTVPIFVSMLIIFPIMYDSITNGIINVDEKLIEMSISYNVSLKTQIINLYIPYIKAYIFTGISQSMGITWKSILAAEILALPSSGIGTKLYESHLYLDSVSLFAYCLIAIIFNGIFEIIIRINHDR from the coding sequence ATGAAAAATAAAAAACTTATATGTTTAATATTAGGTATTATTATATTCATTAGTTTATGGTATTTTACAGCTTTGAAAATAAATTCTGAAATAGTATTTCCAAATATACCAAATATATTAAAAAAATTTGCAGAAATATTATCTGAAAAATCATTCTATAAGGATTTATCATCAAGTTTAATTAGAGTATTAATAACATTCGCACTATCTTTTCTATTAGCATTTATAATAGGTATATCAGCAGGAATATTTACTCCTATTAGATATATATTAATACCAATAATAAATTTTATAAGGACAATACCTACTATACCATTAATATTAGTTGCCATAATATGGTTCGATAATAATACAGTGCCAATATTCGTTTCTATGCTTATTATTTTCCCAATAATGTATGATTCTATAACAAACGGCATAATAAACGTAGATGAAAAACTAATAGAAATGTCAATATCATATAATGTATCTTTAAAGACTCAGATAATTAATCTTTATATACCATATATTAAAGCATATATATTTACTGGAATATCTCAATCCATGGGAATAACTTGGAAAAGCATATTAGCAGCTGAAATATTAGCTTTGCCATCTTCTGGAATAGGTACTAAACTTTATGAATCTCATCTATATTTAGATAGTGTAAGTTTATTTGCATACTGTCTTATTGCAATAATATTTAATGGTATATTTGAAATCATTATAAGGATTAATCATGACAGATAA
- a CDS encoding ATP-binding cassette domain-containing protein, which yields MTDKINDYIFRLENINLSYNDLIIFKNFNIDFHLDRINIILGASGSGKTSLLNIISSKINKDDKAFVYQEPRLLDFLTSYKNIEYVLKDKIKNKNEMDKKIKNALEITGLINNINSKPNELSGGMRQRLSLARALAYDSNFIFMDEPLQGQDIKRKKELIDIIKNIKSKTNKTIFYVTHDVYEAVMLGDYVYILSNKNNFTQLIFQTYIDNNDIENHQAKLTDILINN from the coding sequence ATGACAGATAAAATAAATGATTATATATTCAGATTAGAAAATATAAATCTTTCTTATAATGATTTGATAATATTCAAAAATTTTAATATAGATTTTCATTTGGATAGAATAAATATAATATTAGGTGCTTCAGGTTCAGGAAAAACCTCCCTATTAAATATAATATCATCAAAAATAAATAAAGATGATAAAGCATTCGTATATCAAGAGCCTAGACTTTTAGATTTTTTAACTTCATACAAAAATATAGAATATGTATTAAAAGACAAAATAAAAAATAAAAATGAAATGGATAAAAAAATAAAGAATGCATTAGAAATTACAGGACTAATAAATAATATAAACTCAAAACCTAATGAACTAAGCGGAGGAATGAGGCAGAGATTATCTTTAGCAAGGGCTTTGGCTTATGATTCAAACTTTATATTTATGGACGAGCCTTTACAAGGACAAGATATAAAAAGAAAAAAAGAACTTATTGATATAATAAAAAATATAAAATCAAAAACAAATAAAACTATTTTTTATGTTACCCATGATGTATATGAAGCAGTTATGCTTGGGGACTATGTATATATATTATCAAATAAAAATAATTTCACTCAATTAATATTTCAAACATATATTGATAATAACGATATAGAAAATCACCAAGCAAAACTTACTGATATATTAATAAATAATTAA
- a CDS encoding calcium/sodium antiporter has translation MENMLLNVVFTVAGILLLYLGGTYIVDGSVMVANRLKIPSIVIGLTVVAMGTSMPELFVSLFGALRGESAIAVGNVIGSNIFNVVFVLGVSALFMTMSAGKKSYYVSMISMFIMYAALGIMLLNFSTKRLSGDKISIIEGVILIVLLCIYVYYLYSVISKDKDELAVFEKEVSSSTKTNSIARAIFKIIVAVLALAFGSDIFIKGVTGIFRNFLSEHIIGFIVVAVGTSIPELVTSVIAAIKKEADISIGNIVGSNIFNVGGVLGISSMASFKFGGIVLSEAQDYLMDFSIMVFVGLLLLAFTVKGKSLGKVKGCFFLIIYIAYVVYLLKTTSVS, from the coding sequence ATGGAAAATATGTTGTTGAATGTAGTTTTTACGGTAGCAGGAATATTGCTATTATATTTGGGCGGAACATATATTGTAGATGGAAGTGTTATGGTAGCTAACAGGCTTAAAATACCATCTATAGTTATAGGGCTTACTGTTGTTGCTATGGGTACATCTATGCCGGAGCTTTTTGTAAGTTTATTCGGAGCTTTGAGAGGAGAGAGTGCCATTGCTGTAGGTAATGTTATAGGAAGTAATATATTTAATGTTGTATTTGTTCTTGGCGTATCTGCTTTATTTATGACTATGTCTGCCGGCAAAAAGTCATATTATGTTTCTATGATATCTATGTTTATAATGTATGCCGCTTTAGGTATTATGCTTCTTAATTTTAGTACAAAAAGATTAAGCGGAGATAAAATATCTATAATTGAAGGTGTAATACTTATAGTTTTATTATGTATATATGTTTATTATTTATATAGTGTAATATCCAAAGATAAAGATGAATTAGCTGTATTTGAGAAGGAAGTTTCATCATCTACTAAAACTAATTCTATAGCAAGAGCAATATTCAAAATAATAGTTGCTGTGTTGGCATTGGCATTTGGTTCTGACATATTTATTAAAGGTGTTACAGGAATATTCAGAAATTTCTTAAGCGAACATATAATAGGTTTTATAGTTGTTGCTGTAGGTACAAGCATACCTGAACTTGTTACAAGTGTAATAGCTGCCATTAAAAAAGAGGCTGATATATCTATAGGAAACATAGTAGGAAGTAATATATTCAATGTTGGAGGAGTTTTAGGTATATCATCTATGGCTTCATTTAAATTCGGCGGTATTGTTTTAAGCGAAGCACAAGATTATTTGATGGACTTTTCTATTATGGTATTTGTAGGCTTATTATTATTAGCTTTTACTGTAAAAGGAAAAAGTTTAGGCAAAGTAAAAGGCTGCTTCTTTTTGATTATATATATTGCTTATGTTGTTTATCTTCTTAAAACTACATCTGTATCATAA
- a CDS encoding META domain-containing protein, with translation MKYIVHVLIAALFIFSCSTAKVAHIEEPKNNSLFGRRFKLVSLYPDMNITIEFTPDTIHGFSAVNNYSSSYTVDGDIFNILSISMTKKSGASDKIAAEIEYLNMLQNATSYTINGKQLIIYTLLSNENLVFEEF, from the coding sequence ATGAAATATATTGTACATGTTTTAATAGCAGCATTATTTATATTTTCATGCTCAACAGCAAAAGTTGCTCATATAGAAGAACCAAAAAATAACTCTCTTTTTGGAAGAAGGTTCAAATTGGTAAGTTTATATCCTGATATGAATATTACCATAGAGTTTACACCAGATACAATACATGGTTTTTCTGCTGTTAATAATTATTCATCTTCATATACTGTTGATGGGGATATATTTAACATACTATCTATTTCAATGACAAAAAAATCAGGAGCAAGTGATAAAATTGCCGCTGAAATAGAATATCTTAATATGCTGCAAAATGCTACTTCCTATACAATTAATGGAAAGCAGTTAATAATATATACTTTATTATCCAATGAGAATTTAGTCTTTGAAGAATTTTAA
- a CDS encoding META domain-containing protein, whose translation MIRNFILILSFTIIMFISSCATTSQSINVSTSTLNGKTFQLTNMFEGRGITISFYNEEFYGYSGFNTYLGKYEMRRGNMIIFTDMVVTKMGGASEAVEEEKNI comes from the coding sequence ATGATAAGAAATTTTATTTTAATACTAAGTTTTACTATTATAATGTTTATAAGCTCCTGTGCTACAACTTCGCAGTCAATAAATGTATCTACAAGTACTTTAAATGGAAAAACTTTTCAGCTTACAAATATGTTTGAAGGACGCGGGATTACAATATCATTCTATAACGAAGAATTTTACGGATATAGCGGATTCAATACATATTTAGGAAAATATGAAATGCGCAGAGGTAATATGATTATATTTACAGATATGGTTGTTACTAAAATGGGCGGTGCATCAGAAGCAGTAGAAGAAGAAAAAAATATATAG